Part of the Fusobacterium varium genome, TTAGTTGATATTGGGATAAAATTTTGCTTTTTATAATATTTATAGGTAATAGGTGAGTAGTTACCAAAAAATAAAAAAAGCTGAATAGATTAACAATTAAACCATCAATCTAAAACAGCTTTTTCTATCAGTTATTATAAATCGTAATCTCTTTTTTCATCAGAATCAATAACTTCTACTTCAATAGGTCCTTGATAAGCAATATCTCCAAATCCTAAAATTAAATAGAAAATAAAACCTAAAAGAGCTAATCCTACTCCAAATAAAAATCCTTTTCCAAAAGCTCTAGCCAAAGCTATATTTATTAAAAAAGCAACAATAACATTTACTCCTGGTATAAAGATGAGGATAAACCACCACCAAGGTTTATTAATTATCTTTGTTATCAGCACATAAATATTATAAAATGGAATTAGTGATTTCCACCCTGCAACACCTGCTTTTTCAAAAATTCTCCACATTCCTATAATAAGTAACACATAAAGTACAAAACTAAGCATAGTCTCCTCCTAAAACTTTGGCTCTTTGTCAAATAGTGTTGGTGGAAAAAACAAATAAATTTTCAAGTAACTCCAGTGATTTT contains:
- a CDS encoding signal peptidase I, which gives rise to MLSFVLYVLLIIGMWRIFEKAGVAGWKSLIPFYNIYVLITKIINKPWWWFILIFIPGVNVIVAFLINIALARAFGKGFLFGVGLALLGFIFYLILGFGDIAYQGPIEVEVIDSDEKRDYDL